In the genome of Tautonia marina, one region contains:
- the proB gene encoding glutamate 5-kinase produces MERDLVREDLAHSSPIWVIKVGTSVLAAPDGRLDEQRIASLSDQIAEVVQSGKRVAIVSSGAVGAGIGRLGLARRPTDLRHLQAAAASGQAHLIRAYDEAFRKHGFSAAQLLLTRSDFDDRVRYLNVRNTLLTLFEYGSIPIINENDTVSVDEIRFGDNDFLAALVTNLLSAPLLVILSVVDGLLRCDPSQAESLTSSIENTPIRVIHDLNEAIEQHVGPGRSQLGSGGMKSKLESARLVARAGGSVIITSGLRSDAIRQVLNGRPIGTLIPASGATQQARRRWIGLTARPRGYLIVDDGARLALESGRGSLLAIGIVELEGQFRKGDVVGIRDLRGHEFARGLCNYSLEETRAIRGLRTDQIQELQGRTDYEEVIHRDNLVVLG; encoded by the coding sequence ATGGAGCGGGACCTGGTCCGGGAAGACCTTGCACACTCGTCGCCGATCTGGGTCATCAAGGTCGGCACCAGTGTTCTCGCTGCGCCTGATGGCAGACTGGACGAACAACGGATCGCCAGTCTTTCGGACCAGATCGCCGAAGTCGTTCAATCCGGCAAACGCGTTGCGATCGTCAGTTCGGGAGCCGTCGGTGCCGGGATTGGTCGCCTGGGGCTGGCCAGGCGACCGACCGACCTTCGACACTTGCAGGCGGCCGCGGCCTCGGGACAGGCGCATCTGATCCGAGCGTACGATGAGGCGTTCCGGAAACATGGCTTCAGCGCGGCTCAACTGCTGTTGACCCGATCGGATTTTGACGATCGCGTTCGCTATCTGAATGTCCGGAATACCTTGCTGACACTGTTCGAATACGGCTCGATCCCGATTATCAACGAAAATGACACAGTGAGTGTCGACGAGATTCGGTTCGGTGATAACGATTTCCTCGCCGCCCTCGTGACCAATCTGCTCTCGGCGCCGTTACTCGTCATCCTGAGCGTGGTCGATGGTCTGCTCCGCTGCGACCCCTCGCAGGCCGAGTCGCTGACGTCGTCGATCGAGAACACGCCGATCCGGGTCATTCACGATCTCAACGAGGCCATTGAACAGCACGTGGGACCGGGACGCAGCCAGCTGGGGTCAGGGGGGATGAAAAGTAAGCTTGAATCCGCTCGGCTCGTGGCCCGAGCCGGCGGATCCGTCATTATCACCTCGGGATTGCGCTCGGACGCGATCCGACAGGTGCTGAATGGTCGTCCCATCGGAACCCTCATCCCCGCGTCCGGGGCCACTCAGCAGGCCCGACGCCGCTGGATTGGTCTGACCGCTCGCCCACGAGGCTACTTGATCGTGGATGACGGGGCACGGCTTGCCCTCGAATCGGGTCGAGGCAGCCTGCTGGCGATCGGGATTGTCGAGCTGGAAGGGCAGTTTCGCAAAGGGGATGTGGTCGGGATCAGGGATCTCCGAGGCCACGAATTTGCGCGTGGACTCTGCAACTACTCGCTCGAAGAAACGCGAGCCATCCGGGGACTCCGCACCGATCAGATTCAGGAACTTCAGGGACGAACCGACTACGAGGAAGTGATCCATCGGGATAATCTGGTCGTGCTCGGATGA
- the nuoD gene encoding NADH dehydrogenase (quinone) subunit D, whose protein sequence is MPVNLLEDDLDANVGTGEQEYHWTLNFGPQHPATHTTLRLVLELDGERIVKATPHIGYLHSGFEKLGEHLTFNQYVTVADRKNYISPPMNEVAWHHAVEKLLDIELTPRCKYIRVIIGELSRISDHLLCTGAAALDLGAFTAFLFAFNLRELIYDIYEQMSGYRFHPGYTRVGGVLYDFDDKVLQRIERVLQQTPKVLKDMEKLLFRNRIFLERMRGVGVLTKEMAINLSCSGPIARASGVTYDLRKDEPYLAYPDFKFQVPYATEGDCYARFQVRMEEMVQSLEIIRQAVKNLPSGPANVPISEKFPLPDKGTAYNSMEGLIQHFELIMPNRGPDSPRDEVYAAVESPNGELGYYLVADGSQVAWRTRTRPPSFIHFAVFPHLIKDHLIADVVAILGSLSIIAAELDR, encoded by the coding sequence ATGCCGGTCAATCTGCTCGAAGACGACCTCGACGCGAACGTCGGGACGGGCGAGCAAGAATATCACTGGACGCTCAACTTCGGCCCGCAACACCCGGCCACCCATACGACCCTGCGCCTGGTTCTGGAGCTCGATGGCGAGCGCATCGTCAAAGCCACGCCTCACATTGGTTACCTGCATTCGGGCTTTGAGAAACTGGGTGAACACCTCACGTTCAACCAGTACGTGACGGTGGCCGACCGCAAGAATTACATCAGCCCCCCGATGAACGAGGTGGCCTGGCATCACGCGGTCGAGAAACTGCTGGACATCGAACTCACACCGCGGTGCAAGTACATCCGCGTGATCATCGGTGAATTGTCCCGGATCAGCGATCACCTGCTTTGCACCGGGGCGGCCGCACTCGACCTTGGTGCCTTCACGGCGTTTCTCTTCGCCTTCAACCTCCGCGAGCTGATCTACGACATCTATGAGCAGATGTCGGGCTACCGGTTCCATCCGGGATATACCCGGGTCGGTGGAGTGCTCTACGATTTCGACGACAAGGTCCTTCAGCGCATTGAGCGAGTCCTCCAGCAGACTCCCAAGGTGCTCAAGGACATGGAAAAGCTCCTCTTCCGGAACCGGATTTTCCTGGAGCGCATGCGGGGCGTGGGTGTCCTGACCAAGGAGATGGCCATCAACCTCTCCTGCAGTGGGCCGATCGCCCGGGCCAGTGGGGTCACCTACGACCTGCGCAAGGATGAACCCTACCTCGCGTATCCGGATTTCAAGTTCCAGGTCCCTTACGCCACGGAAGGGGACTGCTACGCCCGCTTCCAGGTCCGCATGGAAGAAATGGTTCAATCGCTTGAGATCATTCGACAGGCGGTGAAGAACCTGCCGAGCGGTCCTGCGAACGTGCCGATCTCCGAGAAGTTCCCACTGCCCGATAAGGGGACCGCGTACAACAGCATGGAAGGTCTGATTCAGCACTTCGAGCTGATCATGCCCAATCGAGGGCCTGACAGTCCTCGCGACGAGGTTTACGCGGCGGTCGAGAGTCCCAATGGCGAACTCGGTTACTATCTCGTGGCCGATGGCTCGCAGGTTGCCTGGCGAACCCGAACCCGCCCGCCGTCGTTCATCCACTTTGCCGTCTTCCCGCACCTGATCAAAGATCACTTGATCGCCGACGTGGTGGCGATTCTGGGAAGCCTGAGTATCATTGCCGCGGAACTGGATCGCTGA
- a CDS encoding NADH-quinone oxidoreductase subunit NuoE family protein, which produces MPAAESPSTAPLLNESIREKIRAYIPRYPDKRAVTLPALHIVHDHLRCVPYRAMEEIAEILELQPSDVHDTMSFYGFFPQAPIGEKRLWICRSISCMLRGGDELLGVACRAAGVEGSGQTTSDGALTVEFAECLGICDHAPAALCDDGRIYGPLDEAKVAEMIQDVRDSSRAPATEG; this is translated from the coding sequence ATGCCCGCTGCCGAGAGTCCCAGCACCGCCCCGTTGCTCAACGAGTCGATCCGGGAAAAAATCCGCGCGTACATCCCTCGGTATCCTGACAAGCGGGCGGTCACGCTCCCCGCGCTCCACATCGTTCACGATCATCTGCGGTGCGTTCCGTACCGGGCGATGGAGGAAATCGCGGAGATTCTTGAACTCCAACCGTCGGATGTTCATGACACGATGAGCTTCTACGGTTTCTTTCCTCAGGCGCCGATCGGAGAAAAGCGCCTCTGGATTTGCCGATCCATTTCGTGCATGCTCCGCGGGGGGGACGAATTGCTCGGCGTCGCCTGTCGGGCGGCCGGCGTGGAGGGCTCGGGTCAGACGACCTCGGACGGAGCTTTGACCGTCGAATTCGCGGAGTGCCTTGGAATCTGCGACCATGCACCGGCTGCTCTCTGTGATGATGGACGGATTTACGGGCCTCTCGACGAAGCGAAGGTTG
- a CDS encoding NADH-quinone oxidoreductase subunit A — protein sequence MGLEFTPIFLMILVGISVAVGMLTMSYLLSPGRRKTQSNRVKQMPYESGMDPIGDARQRFDIRYYLVAIEFLIFDVELLLLYPWAVGQWHRDETSTALGASFGVPLELRTMAFFGVLAFLGILVAGFAYTWKKGVYEWR from the coding sequence GTGGGCCTGGAATTCACACCGATCTTTTTGATGATCCTCGTGGGGATTTCCGTGGCCGTGGGCATGCTCACCATGAGCTACCTGCTAAGCCCCGGTCGCCGCAAGACGCAGTCGAACCGAGTCAAGCAAATGCCCTATGAATCGGGGATGGACCCGATCGGCGATGCTCGGCAACGGTTTGACATTCGCTATTATCTCGTGGCGATCGAGTTCCTCATCTTCGACGTGGAACTGCTGCTCCTTTACCCCTGGGCCGTTGGCCAGTGGCACCGTGACGAGACCTCGACCGCCCTCGGGGCGTCGTTCGGTGTGCCACTGGAATTGAGGACAATGGCCTTCTTCGGCGTTCTGGCGTTCCTCGGAATTCTGGTCGCCGGATTCGCATACACCTGGAAGAAGGGGGTCTACGAATGGCGATGA
- a CDS encoding NADH-quinone oxidoreductase subunit C has translation MSAETPVTSHPIVDQLSERFGASVIRSSTFRDNLRVLVDHSALIEVLSFLKNDAGYTFLSELGGTDYLGYPDRKEGARFEVHYVLLKQETSERIIIKVGVDDPDPTLPSVMSLWGGADWMEREVFDMYGIRFEGHPDLRRILMPDEFTSYPLRKDYPLRGRGERHNFPKITREQS, from the coding sequence ATGAGCGCTGAGACCCCGGTGACCTCGCATCCGATCGTCGACCAATTATCCGAGCGATTCGGTGCGTCCGTGATCCGATCGTCGACGTTTCGGGACAATCTGCGGGTGCTCGTCGATCACTCGGCTCTCATCGAGGTTCTTTCGTTCTTGAAGAACGACGCCGGTTATACCTTTCTCTCCGAACTGGGTGGCACCGACTACCTCGGGTATCCCGATCGGAAGGAAGGGGCTCGCTTCGAAGTCCATTACGTCTTGCTCAAGCAGGAGACGTCGGAGCGGATCATCATCAAGGTTGGCGTTGATGACCCCGACCCCACCCTTCCTTCGGTCATGTCTCTCTGGGGAGGGGCTGACTGGATGGAGCGTGAGGTGTTTGATATGTACGGGATTCGGTTCGAGGGTCATCCTGACCTCCGCCGGATCTTGATGCCCGATGAGTTTACCTCCTACCCGTTGCGGAAAGATTACCCGCTTCGTGGTCGCGGGGAACGCCATAACTTCCCGAAGATCACCCGAGAACAGTCCTGA
- a CDS encoding NADH-quinone oxidoreductase subunit B, producing MTTVDSVVSAARKYSLWPMPFATACCGIELMAVGASRFDISRFGAEVMRFSPRQCDLLIVAGRVAMKMLPVLQRIWLQMPEPKWSISMGACASTGGIFDTYAVVQGVDRFIPIDVYIPGCPPRPEQILRALMDMQAKIQAGGSVFGTGLPELAEREKMLAEKRNLPAGLATATERGDEGRFGYKSPGGDALLGIDETR from the coding sequence ATGACGACGGTTGATTCGGTCGTCAGCGCGGCCAGGAAGTACAGCCTCTGGCCCATGCCCTTCGCTACCGCCTGCTGCGGAATTGAGTTGATGGCCGTCGGTGCCAGCCGCTTCGACATCTCCCGCTTCGGCGCTGAGGTGATGCGGTTCAGCCCCCGACAGTGCGACCTGCTGATCGTCGCCGGTCGAGTCGCCATGAAAATGCTGCCGGTCTTGCAACGGATCTGGCTGCAGATGCCCGAGCCGAAGTGGTCAATCAGCATGGGGGCCTGTGCCAGCACCGGAGGCATCTTCGACACTTACGCCGTTGTACAAGGGGTCGATCGCTTCATCCCGATCGACGTCTACATCCCCGGCTGCCCGCCCCGGCCCGAGCAGATCCTCAGGGCTTTGATGGATATGCAGGCCAAAATTCAGGCGGGTGGCTCGGTCTTCGGCACCGGTCTTCCTGAACTCGCCGAACGCGAGAAGATGCTCGCCGAGAAGCGCAACCTTCCCGCGGGCCTCGCCACTGCCACCGAGCGAGGTGATGAGGGACGTTTCGGCTACAAATCTCCGGGTGGCGATGCCTTGCTTGGGATCGACGAAACCCGCTAA